From a single Glycine soja cultivar W05 chromosome 19, ASM419377v2, whole genome shotgun sequence genomic region:
- the LOC114399782 gene encoding probable membrane-associated kinase regulator 3, with product MATKKVSSVHVDEDYIDIELRSSSPNSFSYSLDTPQQNNNREFEFQNKEESTTSPADELFYKGKLLPLHLPPRLEMVEKLLENADATFGFSRSQSSLEDSRFRLHSTNATSPLESCNISPSESRRVSSCESLPSEYQFDWSSEIEGLVSDHHHHQHVPNKHTKQKQFWLAQRFKASKIYLKSLFSKSGCSDKSCASDAAASKVGEVKKPKCKDDATKSKNKNKSPFELFCDNKHRSQRSCAVKNSDMHENGFFDSSSRRSFSGVIQRHYASKASSLSTSSSGSSSSSSSFSLSSAGSYELQLFNRSISAELENSIESAIAHCKKSQQKGGSDKVCSQSAVCGKKGIMEKTLVRKDEFLI from the coding sequence ATGGCCACAAAAAAGGTTTCATCGGTTCATGTAGACGAAGACTACATTGACATTGAACTAAGATCTTCTTCCCCCAACAGCTTCTCTTATTCCCTTGACACCCCACAACAGAACAACAACAGAGAATTCGAGTTCCAAAACAAGGAAGAGTCCACAACTTCCCCAGCTGATGAACTCTTTTACAAAGGAAAACTCCTTCCTCTTCACCTCCCTCCTCGCTTAGAAATGGTGGAAAAGCTTCTTGAGAACGCTGATGCCACCTTTGGCTTCTCAAGATCACAGTCATCATTGGAAGACAGTAGATTTAGGTTGCATTCAACAAATGCCACCTCACCTCTTGAGTCCTGCAACATCTCCCCCTCGGAATCACGCAGGGTTAGTTCCTGTGAATCACTCCCTTCTGAGTATCAGTTTGATTGGTCCTCTGAGATAGAAGGGTTGGTTagtgatcatcatcatcaccaacaTGTTCCAAATAAACATACCAAGCAGAAGCAATTCTGGCTGGCTCAAAGGTTCAAGGCTTCAAAAATTTACTTGAAATCCTTGTTCAGCAAATCTGGTTGCTCTGATAAGAGCTGTGCCAGTGATGCTGCAGCAAGCAAAGTGGGGGAAGTGAAGAAACCAAAATGCAAGGATGATGCTAcgaaaagcaaaaacaaaaacaaaagcccATTTGAGTTGTTTTGTGACAACAAGCACAGGAGTCAGAGATCCTGTGCGGTGAAGAACAGTGACATGCATgaaaatggtttctttgacAGTAGCAGCAGAAGGTCTTTCTCTGGGGTGATTCAGCGACATTATGCTTCCAAGGCTTCATCTTTGTCTACATCTTCTTCTGGGTCATCTTCTTCGTCTTCGTCTTTTTCACTCAGTTCAGCTGGGTCTTATGAGTTGCAATTGTTCAACAGGAGTATCAGTGCGGAGCTGGAGAATTCAATTGAGAGTGCCATTGCTCATTGTAAAAAGTCCCAACAAAAGGGTGGTTCAGACAAGGTTTGTTCACAATCTGCAGTTTGTGGAAAAAAGGGAATAATGGAGAAGACCCTGGTCAGAAAGGATGAGTTTCTCATTTGA